In one Candidatus Eisenbacteria bacterium genomic region, the following are encoded:
- a CDS encoding ABC transporter permease, translating into MMSRVLAVARNTIREVLRERIVLVLAIFGAALVFASQVLSPLALGEGKKVVTDFGLAGSSLLATLLAVFLGSSLLHKELDRRTIYAVMAKPICRAEFLMGKFLGLWTTTGFLLSGMTLMVLALLTVVHHETPWILLGSLLLTLMELGIVTAFVILFSSFTTPGLTAFFTLGVIVTGSFAEQILYFGGQGESSFVAGLTGAFYWALPHLSTFNVRGMVTHGVAVPPERIAFGVSYALLYMGAVLTIAGAIFERRDFR; encoded by the coding sequence ATGATGAGCCGGGTTCTCGCCGTCGCGCGGAACACCATTCGCGAGGTGCTCCGGGAGCGGATCGTGCTCGTGCTCGCGATCTTCGGCGCGGCGCTGGTCTTCGCCTCCCAGGTCCTCTCGCCACTCGCGCTGGGCGAGGGGAAGAAGGTCGTGACCGACTTCGGTCTCGCGGGCTCCTCGTTGCTTGCGACCCTCCTAGCGGTCTTTCTCGGCTCGAGCCTGCTCCACAAGGAGCTCGACCGCCGCACGATCTACGCCGTGATGGCCAAGCCGATCTGCCGCGCCGAATTTCTGATGGGCAAGTTCCTCGGCCTCTGGACGACAACCGGGTTCCTCCTCTCGGGGATGACCCTGATGGTCCTCGCCCTGTTGACGGTGGTCCACCACGAGACGCCGTGGATTCTCCTCGGCTCCCTCCTGCTGACCCTGATGGAGCTCGGCATCGTGACCGCGTTCGTCATCCTCTTCTCGTCGTTCACGACGCCGGGATTGACGGCGTTCTTCACGCTCGGCGTCATCGTGACCGGCAGCTTCGCCGAGCAGATTCTCTACTTCGGCGGTCAGGGTGAGTCGTCGTTCGTGGCCGGCCTGACCGGGGCGTTCTACTGGGCGCTCCCGCACCTCTCCACCTTCAATGTCCGCGGCATGGTGACGCACGGCGTCGCCGTGCCCCCGGAGCGGATCGCGTTCGGCGTGAGCTACGCGCTCCTCTACATGGGGGCCGTCCTCACGATCGCCGGCGCCATCTTCGAGCGAAGGGACTTCCGGTGA
- a CDS encoding ABC transporter ATP-binding protein: protein MIRRNRGNGIGMTQRENVNQAGRVAPAPTGSIREVEPLALLEVEGLAKVYRDPMTLKPFTAVNGLSFTLGRGEIFGLLGPNGAGKTTTIKLILGLAKPTRGMIRLDGRDPRDPEARRRLGYLPENPCFYDHLTATEYLELTCALFGLDARAGRRTGATLLERLGLAAHARKPLRKYSKGMTQRLGLAQALLNEPTFLVLDEPMSGLDPIGRAEVKQILREERTRGTTILMSSHVLAETESICDRVGIMSGGKLLEVGTVPGLLATGVREWEIAVESLPERAAAELSAAGHRVEPLGTRWLIHVVEGPALQRALGLLTQSEVFIHSVEPRRETLEEHFVRALSRGKGNE from the coding sequence GTGATCAGGCGGAATCGGGGGAACGGAATCGGGATGACGCAGCGGGAGAACGTCAATCAAGCGGGCCGCGTCGCGCCGGCACCGACGGGGTCGATCCGGGAAGTGGAGCCGCTCGCCCTCTTGGAAGTGGAAGGACTCGCAAAGGTCTATCGGGATCCGATGACCTTGAAGCCGTTCACTGCCGTGAACGGCCTCTCGTTCACGCTGGGGCGCGGCGAGATCTTCGGGCTCCTCGGCCCCAACGGCGCCGGGAAGACGACCACGATCAAGTTGATCCTGGGGCTGGCCAAGCCGACGCGGGGCATGATCCGCCTCGACGGCCGCGACCCGCGCGACCCTGAGGCGCGCCGGCGGCTCGGCTATCTCCCGGAGAACCCGTGTTTCTACGACCACCTGACCGCCACCGAGTATCTCGAGCTCACGTGCGCCCTCTTCGGCCTGGACGCGCGAGCCGGGCGGCGGACGGGCGCGACGCTGCTCGAGCGTCTCGGGCTCGCGGCGCACGCCCGGAAGCCGCTCCGGAAATATTCGAAGGGAATGACCCAGCGGCTCGGGCTCGCGCAGGCGCTCCTGAACGAGCCCACGTTTCTGGTCCTGGACGAGCCGATGTCGGGCCTCGACCCGATCGGGCGCGCGGAGGTGAAGCAGATCCTGCGCGAGGAGCGCACGCGGGGCACGACGATTCTCATGTCGAGCCACGTGCTCGCCGAGACGGAGTCGATCTGCGACCGGGTCGGCATCATGAGCGGCGGCAAGCTGCTCGAGGTCGGCACGGTGCCGGGCCTTCTCGCGACCGGCGTCCGCGAATGGGAGATCGCCGTGGAGTCGCTGCCGGAGCGCGCGGCCGCCGAGCTCAGCGCGGCCGGGCATCGCGTGGAGCCGCTCGGGACGCGCTGGCTGATCCACGTCGTGGAAGGCCCCGCTCTGCAGCGGGCCTTGGGACTCCTGACGCAGAGCGAGGTATTCATCCATTCGGTCGAGCCGCGGAGGGAGACGCTCGAGGAGCACTTCGTCCGCGCGCTGAGCCGCGGGAAAGGGAACGAATGA
- a CDS encoding type II secretion system protein translates to MFRNEKGFTLIELMIVVVIIGILAAIAIPNFIAMQNRAREASVKANMHSFQLAIEDFAVKNTGTYPVAADAAAVKANMPSGTYPTNPFTGVVDEAALWVAPAAQGRYGTTVVSTTGYTIQGFGKTALLSLSLTNG, encoded by the coding sequence ATGTTTCGCAACGAGAAGGGCTTCACCCTCATCGAGCTCATGATCGTGGTTGTCATCATCGGGATCCTTGCGGCAATCGCGATTCCGAACTTCATCGCGATGCAGAACCGGGCCCGTGAGGCGAGCGTGAAGGCGAACATGCACAGCTTCCAGCTCGCGATCGAAGACTTCGCCGTGAAGAACACGGGTACGTACCCGGTGGCGGCGGACGCTGCGGCCGTGAAGGCGAACATGCCGAGCGGCACGTATCCGACCAACCCGTTCACCGGCGTGGTGGACGAGGCTGCGCTGTGGGTGGCCCCGGCCGCTCAGGGTCGCTATGGCACGACCGTGGTGTCGACGACCGGCTACACGATTCAGGGCTTTGGCAAGACGGCGCTTCTGTCGCTGTCCTTGACCAACGGCTAA
- a CDS encoding type II secretion system protein, whose protein sequence is MLKNTKGFTLIELMIVVVIIGILAAIAIPNFIAMQDRARESSVKANMHSFQLAIEDFATKTAGVYPVAADAAAVKLNMPSGTFPTNPFTGVVDEAALWGADPAAPGRYGANPVTTSSYTIKGYGKAALLGLQLTNG, encoded by the coding sequence ATGCTCAAGAATACAAAGGGGTTCACGCTGATCGAGCTGATGATCGTGGTCGTCATCATCGGAATTCTCGCGGCGATTGCGATCCCGAACTTCATCGCGATGCAGGACCGCGCACGCGAATCTAGCGTGAAAGCGAACATGCACAGCTTCCAGCTCGCGATCGAAGACTTCGCCACCAAGACCGCAGGCGTCTATCCGGTGGCGGCGGACGCGGCAGCCGTGAAGTTGAACATGCCGAGCGGCACGTTTCCTACCAACCCGTTCACCGGCGTTGTGGACGAGGCCGCGCTCTGGGGTGCCGATCCGGCGGCGCCAGGGCGCTACGGCGCGAATCCGGTTACCACCAGCAGCTACACCATCAAGGGCTACGGTAAGGCGGCCCTGTTGGGGCTCCAACTCACCAATGGCTAA
- a CDS encoding sigma-54-dependent Fis family transcriptional regulator encodes MAGEKILIVDDEESMVQFLSILLSKEGYEVHVARSGRDALQKAEEENFDVVVTDIKMPGEIDGLGVLSGVKKIDSSIPVVIRTAFASQKSAIDALNRGAFQYLEKSAKNDEIRLVIKNALAMRRVQSENVLLKRQLKKTDDTKEIIGHSEQIQKVLKLVEKVADSDSTILIVGESGTGKELIAKRIHYLSLRADGPFVSINCGALPKDLLESNLFGHVKGSFTGAVRDQEGLLAVAGGGSFFLDEVGETLPATQVKLLRALQEREIIPVGGTKPRKIDVRLIAATNADLERAVSENRFRADLFYRLNVIQIRLPALRERKEDIEEMVEHFLKKLTVGKEPKTLNKETRDALLAYDWPGNVRELENVIERAVILTENGVITPEDLPERVLQGNKGRGSLVIDNPTMTLDELEREYIMKVLHHTSGQKKRASEILGINPSTLYRKLLSYGLVQEKDGIEAEL; translated from the coding sequence GTGGCCGGCGAGAAGATCCTGATCGTAGACGACGAAGAGAGCATGGTTCAGTTTCTCTCGATCCTCCTCTCCAAGGAGGGCTACGAGGTACACGTGGCCCGCTCCGGCCGGGATGCCCTGCAGAAGGCGGAGGAGGAGAATTTCGACGTCGTGGTCACCGACATCAAGATGCCCGGCGAGATTGACGGACTCGGGGTCCTTTCCGGCGTCAAGAAGATCGACTCGAGCATCCCGGTTGTCATCCGAACGGCATTCGCTTCCCAGAAATCGGCGATCGACGCCCTGAACCGGGGCGCCTTCCAGTACCTCGAGAAGAGCGCCAAGAACGACGAGATCCGGCTGGTCATCAAGAACGCGCTCGCGATGCGGCGCGTTCAGTCGGAGAACGTCCTCCTGAAGCGCCAGCTGAAGAAAACCGACGACACGAAGGAGATCATCGGCCACAGCGAGCAGATCCAGAAGGTCCTGAAGCTCGTGGAGAAGGTGGCTGATTCCGACTCGACGATCCTGATCGTCGGGGAGAGCGGCACCGGGAAAGAGCTGATCGCGAAGCGGATCCACTACCTGAGCCTGCGGGCCGACGGCCCGTTCGTCTCGATCAACTGCGGGGCGCTCCCTAAAGATTTGCTCGAGTCGAACCTGTTCGGTCACGTGAAGGGCTCCTTCACGGGGGCGGTGCGAGACCAGGAGGGACTCCTCGCGGTGGCCGGCGGCGGCTCCTTCTTCCTGGACGAAGTGGGAGAGACGCTGCCCGCGACGCAGGTCAAGCTGCTCCGGGCGCTTCAGGAGCGGGAGATCATCCCCGTCGGGGGAACCAAGCCGCGCAAGATCGACGTGAGGCTCATCGCCGCGACGAACGCCGATCTCGAGCGGGCGGTCTCGGAGAACCGCTTCCGGGCGGACCTCTTCTACCGGCTCAACGTGATCCAGATCCGCTTGCCGGCCCTTCGGGAGCGGAAGGAAGACATCGAGGAGATGGTCGAGCACTTCCTGAAAAAGCTGACCGTCGGCAAGGAGCCCAAGACGCTCAACAAGGAGACCCGCGACGCGCTGCTCGCGTACGACTGGCCGGGCAACGTGCGGGAGCTGGAAAACGTGATCGAGCGGGCGGTGATCCTGACGGAAAACGGCGTGATCACTCCCGAGGATCTACCGGAGCGGGTGCTCCAGGGCAACAAGGGGCGCGGGAGCCTCGTGATCGACAATCCGACCATGACGCTCGACGAGCTCGAGCGGGAGTACATCATGAAGGTGCTCCACCATACGAGCGGACAGAAAAAGCGGGCCTCGGAGATCCTGGGGATCAACCCCTCCACGCTCTACCGAAAGCTTCTCTCCTACGGCCTGGTTCAAGAGAAGGACGGCATCGAAGCGGAGCTGTAG
- a CDS encoding PAS domain-containing protein has protein sequence MWSLGGNSRPQAGSGPTTKADGEPRLREAVKAVILGRMALITLVAAMAVAFSDTGLSLTRHYPFVFLVALSAGLAVAYHHAAKSGAEVNALLTTQFLVDVAVISYLLLFTGGTSSQFAPLFLLAPLMGGIFLTVRGGLLFAAAAGLAYGAFYVAEVGGMVPPMAYGLTERLSEPALRLRLILYLPLLFIVGAIGGAIGRSLREGRLALDEARAQLNRALFDTETILENLSSGLATIDAGGSVRHWNRAASEILAVPTKAVQGRHYLETFGPGLEAFSTRLREALERGTEGTRYEVTVLTANGRTVPLGISTSLLLGASGERRGVIALFQDLSEVKALEDRIRRGETLAAIGELSAGIAHEIRNCLNPITGSVEVLQKELHVEGENARLLDLVVRESERLERFVSELLEYARERPLKTEKVELAALASESIEIARRHESAGKGKKVLLEGPNVPVWVRADFDQMKQVMTNLLINAFEAIEGTGNVTVRIREERRTPGAWGRAGGPRVVMEVADTGTGIGDKDVAQVFEPFFSTKQGGTGLGLAIANRIVERHGGNFEVESRIGEGTTMRLWLPQADNPARSVAHAA, from the coding sequence ATGTGGTCGCTGGGGGGAAATAGTCGCCCGCAGGCCGGATCCGGCCCGACAACGAAGGCGGATGGGGAACCGCGGCTTCGCGAGGCGGTGAAGGCGGTCATTCTCGGCCGCATGGCGCTCATCACGCTGGTGGCCGCGATGGCCGTCGCGTTCTCGGACACCGGCCTGAGCCTGACTCGGCATTACCCGTTCGTGTTCTTGGTGGCGCTCTCGGCGGGGCTGGCCGTGGCGTACCACCACGCGGCGAAGAGCGGGGCGGAGGTGAACGCCCTTCTCACGACGCAGTTCCTGGTCGACGTCGCGGTGATCTCGTATCTCCTCCTCTTCACCGGGGGGACGTCCAGCCAGTTCGCGCCGCTCTTCCTGCTGGCGCCTCTGATGGGCGGGATCTTTCTCACCGTGAGGGGCGGGCTCCTCTTCGCGGCCGCGGCCGGGTTGGCGTACGGAGCGTTCTACGTGGCCGAGGTCGGCGGGATGGTGCCGCCGATGGCGTACGGGCTGACCGAGCGGTTGAGCGAGCCGGCGCTCCGGCTCCGTCTGATCCTGTATCTGCCGCTCCTCTTCATCGTGGGGGCGATCGGCGGCGCGATCGGGCGGTCGCTCCGCGAGGGCAGGCTGGCGCTGGACGAGGCGCGGGCCCAGCTGAACCGGGCACTGTTCGATACGGAGACGATTCTCGAGAACCTCTCGAGCGGGCTCGCGACGATCGACGCAGGCGGCTCGGTGCGGCACTGGAACCGGGCGGCATCCGAGATCCTGGCGGTGCCGACCAAGGCGGTGCAAGGACGCCACTATCTGGAGACGTTCGGGCCGGGGCTCGAAGCGTTCTCGACACGGCTCCGTGAAGCGTTGGAGCGGGGCACGGAAGGGACTCGATACGAGGTGACGGTGCTGACCGCGAACGGCCGAACGGTGCCGCTGGGAATCTCGACGAGCCTTCTCCTGGGCGCATCCGGGGAGCGGCGCGGAGTGATCGCGCTCTTCCAGGATCTCTCGGAGGTGAAGGCCCTCGAGGATCGCATCCGCCGCGGGGAGACCCTGGCGGCGATCGGGGAGCTCTCGGCCGGCATCGCGCACGAGATCCGGAACTGTCTCAACCCGATCACCGGCTCGGTCGAGGTGCTTCAGAAGGAGCTCCACGTCGAGGGAGAGAACGCGCGGCTCCTGGACCTGGTCGTGCGGGAGTCGGAGCGGCTCGAGCGGTTCGTCTCGGAGCTGCTCGAGTACGCGCGGGAGCGCCCGCTCAAGACCGAGAAGGTCGAGCTGGCGGCCCTGGCGTCCGAATCGATCGAGATCGCGCGCCGGCACGAAAGCGCCGGGAAGGGAAAGAAGGTTTTGCTCGAGGGTCCGAACGTGCCGGTCTGGGTCCGCGCGGACTTCGACCAGATGAAGCAGGTGATGACGAATCTCCTGATCAACGCCTTCGAGGCCATCGAGGGAACGGGCAACGTGACGGTGCGGATCCGCGAAGAGCGGCGGACGCCCGGCGCCTGGGGACGAGCGGGGGGGCCGCGCGTCGTGATGGAAGTCGCGGACACGGGGACGGGGATCGGCGACAAGGACGTCGCGCAGGTATTCGAGCCGTTTTTCTCAACGAAGCAGGGCGGGACCGGTCTGGGTCTGGCGATCGCCAACCGGATCGTAGAGCGCCATGGCGGAAACTTTGAGGTCGAGAGCCGGATCGGTGAGGGGACCACGATGCGTCTGTGGTTGCCGCAGGCCGACAATCCGGCGCGAAGCGTCGCGCACGCGGCGTAA
- a CDS encoding type II secretion system F family protein, with amino-acid sequence MPVYVWKGRTLAGEIQTGEVTTDSQDEALSALRKKRIIVTSVREKRGEIKLNIPQFGPVVSTRDLAIFTRQFATMINAGLPLVQCLDILSKQTEQATFRTIIGQTMRDVEAGTTLAEALAKKENKDAFDELFVNMVEAGEAGGILDDILQRLATFIEKAEALRRKVQGAMVYPAVVMTVACLATTFMLIFIIPTFAKIFVAFGGDLPLPTKIVMMLSDFLRGYWWMLLGGIIGVTVGLRRYYATEGGHFQIDKFLLGLPVLGDVLRKGAVARFTRTLGTLISSGVPILTGLEITARTAGNRVIQEAIMAARASIREGETISAPLRQSNVFPPMVVQMISVGEETGALDDMLTRIADFYDDEVDTAVDSLTSLIEPMMIIFMGSVIGGMVVAMYLPMFKLINVVAGGK; translated from the coding sequence GTGCCCGTTTACGTTTGGAAAGGCCGGACCCTAGCGGGAGAGATCCAGACCGGGGAGGTCACGACCGACTCCCAGGACGAGGCGCTCTCCGCGCTCCGGAAGAAGCGGATCATCGTCACGTCGGTTCGCGAGAAGCGGGGGGAGATCAAGCTCAACATCCCCCAATTCGGCCCGGTCGTGAGCACGCGGGATCTGGCGATCTTCACGCGCCAGTTCGCGACGATGATCAACGCGGGGCTTCCCCTGGTCCAGTGCCTCGACATCCTCTCCAAGCAGACCGAGCAGGCAACGTTCCGGACCATCATCGGTCAGACGATGCGCGACGTCGAGGCGGGCACTACGCTGGCCGAGGCGCTCGCGAAGAAGGAGAACAAGGACGCGTTCGACGAGCTGTTCGTGAACATGGTCGAAGCGGGCGAAGCGGGAGGTATTTTGGACGACATCCTCCAGCGGCTCGCGACCTTCATCGAGAAGGCGGAGGCGCTGCGCCGGAAGGTCCAGGGCGCGATGGTCTATCCGGCCGTGGTCATGACCGTCGCGTGTCTGGCCACGACCTTCATGCTCATCTTCATCATCCCCACCTTCGCCAAGATCTTCGTCGCCTTCGGCGGCGATCTGCCCCTCCCGACGAAGATCGTGATGATGCTCTCGGACTTTCTCCGCGGGTACTGGTGGATGCTTCTCGGCGGAATCATCGGCGTGACCGTCGGGCTCCGGCGCTACTACGCCACCGAGGGGGGGCATTTCCAGATCGACAAGTTTCTCCTCGGGCTGCCCGTGCTCGGCGACGTTCTCCGGAAGGGGGCCGTGGCGCGGTTCACGCGGACGCTGGGCACGCTGATCTCCTCGGGCGTCCCGATCTTGACCGGCCTCGAGATCACCGCGAGGACCGCGGGCAACCGGGTGATTCAGGAAGCGATCATGGCCGCGCGCGCGAGCATCCGCGAAGGGGAGACGATCTCCGCCCCGCTCCGTCAATCGAACGTCTTCCCGCCGATGGTGGTGCAGATGATCTCCGTTGGCGAGGAGACCGGAGCGCTGGACGACATGCTGACTCGCATCGCCGACTTCTACGACGACGAGGTGGATACCGCGGTCGACTCGCTCACCTCGCTGATCGAGCCGATGATGATCATCTTCATGGGCTCGGTGATCGGCGGCATGGTCGTCGCCATGTATCTGCCGATGTTCAAGCTGATCAATGTGGTCGCTGGGGGGAAATAG
- a CDS encoding type IV pilus twitching motility protein PilT has product MVSLRQLLDEMIKMRASDLHISAGVPPQVRIDGSILPMAHPPLTPQLTQQLAYSVLTEEQRKRFETTKELDLSFGVPGLSRFRANVYLQRGVTSVAIRQIPYEILSCETLGLSKVIRDLTLKQKGLILVTGPTGSGKSTTLAAMIDLINTTRAGHIITIEDPIEYVHHHKKCIVHQREINSDTTTFATALKYVLRQDPDVILIGEMRDLETIAAALTIAETGHLVLATLHTNSAYESINRMVDAFPSGQQQQVLSQLAFVLEAVITQQLIPRAKGPGRVMVAEMLLCTPAVRAVIRERKTHQIYSLMQAGTKHGMQTMNQGLFQAYTNKHISLDEALGRSSDVKELEGMLEKVGVNINAY; this is encoded by the coding sequence ATGGTTTCATTGCGTCAACTGCTGGACGAGATGATCAAGATGAGGGCCTCGGATCTTCATATTTCCGCCGGAGTTCCGCCCCAGGTCCGCATCGACGGCTCGATCCTGCCGATGGCGCACCCGCCTCTCACGCCGCAGCTCACGCAGCAGCTGGCGTACAGCGTGCTCACGGAAGAGCAGCGGAAGCGGTTCGAAACGACCAAGGAGCTGGATCTCTCGTTCGGAGTGCCCGGCCTGAGCCGGTTTCGCGCGAACGTCTACCTCCAGCGCGGGGTCACCTCGGTGGCCATTCGCCAGATTCCGTACGAGATCCTCTCCTGCGAGACGCTGGGTCTGTCGAAGGTGATCCGGGATCTCACGCTGAAGCAGAAGGGGCTCATCCTCGTCACGGGCCCGACCGGAAGCGGCAAATCGACCACGCTCGCGGCGATGATCGACCTGATCAACACCACGAGGGCGGGGCACATCATCACGATCGAGGATCCGATCGAGTACGTCCATCACCACAAGAAGTGCATCGTCCACCAGCGCGAGATCAACTCCGACACGACCACCTTCGCCACGGCTCTCAAGTACGTCCTCCGTCAGGATCCCGACGTGATTCTGATCGGAGAAATGCGCGATCTGGAGACGATCGCCGCGGCCCTGACGATCGCCGAGACGGGTCATCTGGTCCTCGCGACCCTGCATACGAACTCCGCGTACGAATCGATCAACCGAATGGTCGACGCGTTTCCATCGGGCCAGCAGCAGCAGGTGCTCTCGCAGCTCGCCTTCGTTCTCGAGGCGGTGATCACACAGCAGCTCATTCCGAGAGCGAAGGGTCCCGGCCGCGTGATGGTGGCCGAGATGCTTCTCTGCACGCCGGCCGTTCGGGCGGTCATCCGGGAGCGGAAGACGCACCAGATCTACAGCCTCATGCAGGCCGGAACGAAGCACGGAATGCAGACGATGAACCAGGGTCTCTTCCAGGCGTACACGAACAAGCACATCTCGCTGGACGAGGCGCTGGGACGCAGCTCCGACGTGAAGGAGCTCGAAGGCATGCTCGAGAAGGTCGGCGTCAACATCAACGCCTACTAG
- the pilB gene encoding type IV-A pilus assembly ATPase PilB codes for MQQENIGLKLLEAHVITPEALQKAQLQVKTGGGNLMSALIKLGAVKEDDLSKFLSELYGVPAVDLTNFAPDPAVVKLIPGDVANKFQVVPVSRTGRRLTVAMANPSNIFALDDIKFITGCEVQPCVASESAIKKAIDKAYDSAASFETVMRGMEDEIEVIEETVDDTPDVALLGEAEQAPVVKLVNSLISDAVRKGASDIHIEPYERTLRVRFRIDGTLYEMMSPPFRMKAAITSRLKIMADLDIAERRVPQDGRIKLRLLGRSIDLRVSSLPTIYGEKVVMRILDKGNLNIDLNKLGFQESALKEFTHAIAQPYGMVLVTGPTGSGKTTTLYSALSKINQPEVNIMTSEDPVEYNLEGINQVLVNEAVGLTFSAALRAFLRQDPNIIMVGEIRDIDTGSIAVKAALTGHLVLSTLHTNDAPSTINRMIDMGIEPFLVASSTNLIMAQRLLRKVCVSCKSDVKLHAEVLRELGIPEEEARKVAFKEGKGCVDCNNTGYKGRLGVYEVMPVSPKIRDMILDRSSTSTIKKQAVTEGMLTLRMDGLIKLKNGITTAEEVLKETAADR; via the coding sequence GTGCAGCAGGAAAACATAGGCCTCAAGCTGCTGGAAGCACACGTCATCACGCCTGAGGCGCTGCAGAAAGCCCAGCTTCAGGTCAAGACCGGCGGCGGCAACCTCATGTCCGCCCTCATCAAGCTCGGCGCCGTCAAGGAAGACGACCTCTCCAAGTTCCTCTCCGAGCTATACGGCGTGCCCGCCGTCGACCTGACCAATTTCGCGCCGGACCCCGCCGTGGTGAAGCTCATCCCCGGCGACGTCGCGAACAAGTTCCAGGTCGTCCCCGTTTCCCGGACCGGCCGCCGCCTCACGGTCGCGATGGCGAATCCATCGAACATCTTCGCGCTCGACGACATCAAGTTCATCACCGGATGCGAGGTGCAGCCGTGCGTCGCGTCGGAGTCGGCGATCAAGAAGGCCATCGACAAGGCGTACGACTCGGCTGCCAGCTTCGAGACCGTGATGCGGGGGATGGAAGACGAGATCGAGGTCATCGAGGAGACGGTCGACGACACGCCGGATGTCGCCCTCCTCGGAGAAGCGGAGCAGGCCCCCGTCGTCAAACTGGTCAACTCGCTCATCTCGGACGCGGTCCGCAAGGGAGCGAGCGACATCCACATCGAGCCCTACGAGCGGACCCTGCGCGTCCGCTTCCGGATCGACGGCACCCTCTACGAGATGATGTCGCCGCCGTTCCGGATGAAGGCCGCGATCACCTCGCGTCTCAAGATCATGGCCGATCTGGACATCGCCGAGCGCCGGGTCCCTCAGGACGGCCGCATCAAGCTGCGCCTCCTCGGCCGCTCCATCGATCTCCGCGTCTCGAGCCTTCCGACGATCTACGGAGAGAAGGTCGTGATGCGAATTCTCGACAAGGGGAACCTGAACATCGATCTCAACAAGCTCGGGTTCCAGGAGTCGGCGCTCAAGGAGTTCACGCACGCGATCGCGCAGCCGTACGGGATGGTGCTCGTCACGGGCCCGACCGGAAGCGGAAAGACGACGACGCTCTACTCGGCGCTCTCCAAGATCAACCAGCCCGAGGTCAACATCATGACCTCCGAGGACCCGGTCGAGTACAACCTGGAAGGGATCAACCAGGTCCTCGTGAACGAGGCGGTCGGCTTGACCTTCTCGGCGGCCCTGCGCGCGTTCCTGCGACAGGACCCCAACATCATCATGGTGGGAGAAATCCGGGACATCGATACGGGATCGATCGCGGTCAAGGCGGCTCTCACGGGCCACCTGGTCCTCTCCACCCTCCACACCAACGACGCCCCCTCGACGATCAACCGAATGATCGACATGGGGATCGAGCCGTTCCTCGTCGCGTCCTCGACGAACCTCATCATGGCGCAGCGACTCCTGCGCAAGGTCTGCGTCTCGTGCAAGTCGGACGTGAAGCTCCACGCCGAGGTCCTGCGGGAGCTGGGCATCCCCGAAGAGGAGGCCCGCAAGGTGGCGTTCAAAGAGGGTAAAGGCTGCGTCGACTGCAACAACACCGGATACAAGGGACGCCTCGGCGTCTACGAGGTGATGCCGGTCTCTCCCAAGATCCGCGACATGATTCTCGACCGCTCGTCGACCAGCACGATCAAGAAGCAGGCGGTGACCGAGGGAATGCTGACGCTCCGAATGGATGGCCTAATCAAGTTAAAGAATGGCATTACGACCGCCGAAGAAGTGCTGAAGGAGACCGCGGCCGACCGCTAG
- a CDS encoding helix-hairpin-helix domain-containing protein — protein sequence MRAGLVFVLVSLLAGSAFREWRRSHESRFEDIVADLESRDAAARNAAPGVSADTPTDSVSGGGPLRRGREAGGRAFDRGPSLVPSRIDLDRATARELERLPGIGPGLAARILADRAERGPYGTPEALLRVKGIGPRTLERIRPYLSTPAGAADSGSPIAN from the coding sequence ATGCGGGCCGGGCTCGTGTTCGTCCTCGTATCGCTCCTGGCGGGCAGCGCGTTTCGGGAGTGGAGACGGTCGCACGAATCCCGATTCGAGGACATCGTGGCCGATTTGGAGTCCCGGGATGCGGCCGCGCGGAACGCGGCTCCCGGCGTCTCCGCTGATACGCCGACGGACTCCGTCAGCGGTGGAGGCCCGCTCCGGCGCGGGCGCGAAGCCGGCGGCCGGGCTTTCGACCGCGGGCCGTCGCTCGTCCCGTCCCGGATCGACCTCGATCGGGCGACGGCGCGGGAGCTGGAGCGGCTTCCCGGGATCGGCCCTGGCCTCGCCGCCAGGATTCTGGCGGACCGCGCCGAGCGCGGCCCGTACGGGACCCCGGAGGCGCTCCTTCGCGTAAAGGGTATCGGCCCTCGGACGCTGGAGCGGATCCGACCCTACCTTTCGACGCCGGCCGGGGCGGCCGATTCCGGATCGCCGATCGCGAACTGA